The genomic DNA ACCCCTTTTCGCGAATCCGGGCAGGTCGGACCTGTGACGCGCTATGCGCCAACGGCCGCGAGCATCGGTGTCAGGGCCGCGTCGTAGCGCTGCAGCAGCAGTCGTGCCACCTCCGGCGCCGGGCCCAGCACCTCGGCGAGGACGTCCGCTTCCGCCGCGCCCCGCGCGATGCGGTCGGGGAGGAAGCCGGGGGCCAGGACGTACGGCGCGACGGCGACGCGTTCGCAGCCCAGGGCGCGCAGTTCACGGACCGCGTCCTCGGTGCGCGGCAGGGCCGCCGACGCGAACGCGGGACGTACGGCACACCAGCCGGTGTCCCACCACTCCCGCGCGATGCCGGCGATCACCGCGATCGCCTCCGGGTCGGTGGACCCCGCCGAGGCCAGGACGACCCCGGTCGAGGACTTGTCGGCGGGCGTCAACCCGGCCTCGTGGAGCCGCCGTTCGAGCGCGCGCACCAGCAGCGGCGACGGACCCAGCACCTCCGCCTGCCTGATCCGCAGGTGGGACGGCGCCTCCCGCAGGACCGCCGGGATGTCCGCCTTCGCGTGGAACGCGCGGGTGAGCAGGAGGGGGAGCGCTACGACATCCTGGATGCCCTCCGCCGCCAGCGACTCCAACACCCCCTGCACGGACGGGATGTTGAAGTCCAGGAAGCCGATCTCCACGCGCAGCCCGGGCCGCCGCGACCTTATCCGCCGCACGAGGGCGTGGATGGTCGCGGCGTGCCGCGGATCGCGGCTGCCGTGGGCGATGACGAGGAGAACCGGCCTCTGGTGCATACGGATCAGCTCAGCTCTTCACCAGCAGACCGCGGCTGCGCAGCACCCACCGCTCCAGCGGGCTGAAGATCAGCA from Streptomyces sp. NBC_01478 includes the following:
- a CDS encoding sirohydrochlorin chelatase is translated as MHQRPVLLVIAHGSRDPRHAATIHALVRRIRSRRPGLRVEIGFLDFNIPSVQGVLESLAAEGIQDVVALPLLLTRAFHAKADIPAVLREAPSHLRIRQAEVLGPSPLLVRALERRLHEAGLTPADKSSTGVVLASAGSTDPEAIAVIAGIAREWWDTGWCAVRPAFASAALPRTEDAVRELRALGCERVAVAPYVLAPGFLPDRIARGAAEADVLAEVLGPAPEVARLLLQRYDAALTPMLAAVGA